In Bacteriovorax stolpii, a single genomic region encodes these proteins:
- the mtaB gene encoding tRNA (N(6)-L-threonylcarbamoyladenosine(37)-C(2))-methylthiotransferase MtaB: MENTEVNLNNKRVALHTLGCRLNLSETGSIAQGFKDRGYDIVDFGEPADVVFINTCTVTDAADSTCRNLIRKAHTSSPEGKIVVAGCYAQMEPARIAGMQGVDLVLGNSEKYKVFEYLDEEKENAIHVDKSWEFYSAATTSADSHTRAFLKIQDGCNYVCSFCIIPFARGRSRAISVADAVTEAKKLVAQGFKEIVLTGVNIGEYEQASGEKLHDLVAAVLAVEGLERFRLSSVEPNTITDELLEVLKASPKVMDHFHIPLQSGDDEILKAMRRKYTVADYKRIIGKIMAAFPNAGIGADVIVGFPGETKEQFENTFNLLKELPITHFHVFPYSKRKNTTAAKMENHIHSAVKKERVKTLMMFGDAKLNLLSEDQIGKRTKVLFERRNKLGLFEGYSSNYVRVQVNTDQDLSNVEREVLVTGMLEGKLVGELLQ; encoded by the coding sequence ATGGAAAATACAGAGGTAAATCTAAATAATAAGCGTGTAGCCCTTCATACTCTGGGGTGTCGTTTGAATCTGTCTGAGACGGGTTCAATCGCTCAAGGTTTTAAGGACCGCGGATACGATATTGTTGATTTCGGTGAGCCTGCTGATGTTGTTTTCATCAACACTTGTACTGTCACAGATGCAGCTGATTCCACTTGCAGAAACTTAATCAGAAAAGCGCACACATCTTCTCCAGAAGGAAAGATTGTTGTAGCTGGTTGTTACGCTCAAATGGAGCCAGCAAGAATTGCGGGCATGCAAGGAGTTGACCTGGTTCTTGGGAACTCGGAAAAATATAAAGTCTTCGAATACCTGGATGAAGAAAAAGAAAACGCAATCCACGTTGATAAATCGTGGGAGTTCTATAGTGCTGCTACTACATCTGCAGACTCACATACGAGAGCGTTTTTAAAGATCCAGGACGGCTGTAATTACGTTTGTTCGTTCTGTATCATTCCTTTTGCCCGTGGACGCTCAAGAGCGATCTCTGTGGCGGATGCGGTGACTGAAGCTAAAAAGCTTGTGGCCCAAGGATTTAAAGAAATCGTTCTTACCGGTGTTAATATCGGTGAGTACGAGCAGGCCTCTGGCGAAAAACTCCACGACTTAGTGGCAGCTGTTTTAGCTGTAGAAGGTCTGGAGAGATTCAGATTATCAAGTGTAGAGCCAAATACAATTACAGATGAGCTTCTTGAAGTACTAAAAGCTTCTCCAAAAGTGATGGATCACTTTCATATTCCACTTCAAAGTGGGGATGATGAGATCCTAAAAGCAATGAGAAGAAAATATACTGTGGCCGATTATAAAAGAATCATCGGCAAAATCATGGCAGCTTTCCCGAATGCGGGAATTGGCGCTGACGTGATTGTTGGTTTCCCTGGTGAGACGAAAGAGCAGTTCGAAAACACATTCAATCTTCTAAAAGAACTTCCCATCACGCACTTCCACGTTTTCCCTTATTCAAAGAGAAAAAACACGACAGCGGCGAAAATGGAAAATCATATTCACTCGGCCGTTAAAAAAGAGCGCGTAAAAACGCTTATGATGTTCGGGGACGCCAAACTTAACCTTCTAAGTGAAGATCAAATCGGAAAGAGAACAAAAGTATTATTCGAAAGAAGAAACAAGTTGGGTCTTTTTGAGGGGTATTCTTCAAATTATGTAAGAGTTCAAGTGAACACTGATCAGGATCTTTCAAATGTGGAGAGAGAAGTTCTCGTCACAGGTATGCTTGAAGGCAAACTGGTCGGAGAACTTCTACAGTAG
- a CDS encoding SWIB/MDM2 domain-containing protein yields MKNMSEVGLNKPVKLNSKLAAFCGATELPRTAITQKFWDYIKENNLQAKTENGKAEGAGKFIVADATLLPLFKATKVTSKSTGKVTDFTGLELGQTISMLQLASVVGANVEG; encoded by the coding sequence ATGAAAAATATGTCAGAAGTAGGACTAAACAAACCAGTTAAATTAAATTCAAAGCTAGCTGCATTCTGTGGAGCAACTGAACTTCCAAGAACTGCGATCACTCAAAAATTCTGGGACTACATCAAAGAAAACAATCTTCAAGCTAAAACAGAAAATGGAAAAGCAGAAGGCGCTGGGAAATTCATCGTTGCAGACGCAACTCTTCTTCCACTTTTCAAAGCAACTAAAGTAACAAGTAAATCAACTGGTAAAGTGACAGACTTCACTGGTCTAGAGCTTGGACAAACAATCAGCATGCTTCAATTAGCATCTGTTGTTGGTGCAAACGTAGAAGGATAA
- a CDS encoding chemotaxis protein CheX — MIHKIGVVSKNLSFFNLINQQKRADTEIEIEFLRDIDSLKKLRNSGKFISSFVFDSTHSNDSIIEFGKYIRGSGQKNALIFLALEDFETFQVVTADENFTDAKIINMPSTAADIYQRLVSDTRQAENQTNQKSKTEGTISNASFLNIFIESTMNTIKEMAQCEEISHAAPFLLDYKKMENSITIRGKLAIKSPYFTGSFFISFPEETYLKVCSRVLYEEVTAITKENEDLVSEFCNIVYGKSKVAIAKLNMKLDMVIPTYNRESAIQSPSSILVVKFITELGPFYIKVAPGLV; from the coding sequence ATGATTCATAAGATTGGTGTCGTCTCTAAAAACCTAAGCTTTTTCAATTTGATCAATCAGCAAAAAAGAGCTGATACAGAAATTGAAATCGAATTCCTGCGCGACATTGATTCACTCAAAAAGTTAAGAAACTCTGGGAAATTTATTTCAAGTTTTGTTTTCGACAGTACTCATAGTAACGATTCGATCATTGAGTTTGGTAAATACATCAGAGGAAGTGGTCAGAAAAATGCGTTGATCTTTTTAGCACTTGAAGACTTCGAAACTTTTCAAGTGGTCACTGCCGATGAAAATTTCACCGATGCCAAAATCATCAATATGCCTTCAACGGCTGCAGATATTTATCAGCGCTTGGTCTCAGATACTCGTCAGGCCGAAAACCAGACCAACCAAAAAAGTAAAACAGAAGGAACGATCAGCAATGCAAGTTTCCTCAATATATTTATCGAATCAACAATGAATACGATTAAAGAAATGGCCCAGTGTGAAGAGATCTCTCACGCAGCTCCCTTTTTACTCGATTACAAAAAAATGGAAAACTCCATCACTATTCGTGGAAAGCTCGCGATTAAATCTCCTTACTTCACCGGAAGCTTCTTTATCTCTTTTCCGGAAGAGACCTACCTAAAAGTCTGTAGCCGTGTCCTGTATGAAGAAGTCACTGCGATCACAAAAGAGAACGAAGACTTGGTTTCGGAATTTTGTAACATCGTCTACGGTAAGAGCAAGGTAGCGATTGCCAAACTCAATATGAAGCTGGATATGGTTATTCCGACTTACAACCGCGAATCGGCCATCCAATCCCCTTCCAGTATCTTAGTGGTTAAATTTATTACAGAACTTGGACCTTTCTATATTAAGGTCGCCCCCGGTCTCGTCTAA
- a CDS encoding S9 family peptidase, protein MKLTPPSADAKEFYTNYHKEKVLDPYFWLKEKQNPAVIAHLKKENDYFNKMLKPVSGLSGKIFKELKDRLPKEDAAVPFRRGQAEFFHRYVKGKQYIQYCKKVGSKVSVLVDFNKMVKKGGYLSIHDMGVSYDGRYFAYSIDTKGDEVCDIVIISTETKKVISHLKNTGGNFTWSNTDMIYYLTLDGHIRNDKVWRHILGDNQKKDQCIFHEPDQKFFISCYPSSSKKYLLIRSAEKVSSYVAYLPLDEKGQTRPKVFSKLKNDVLYSIDHAHNGFYIRTNEKALNFKMYFCPDNKIDKKHWKVIIPHSKDINLLGMENTSKFLCVYERSQGLPKGRIINRETGKVYFIKFPEAAYNMSFSSDYYEYGDNKIRIHYASPITPKTTIEYDLLTRKQVVLKVDEVKKFHSKNYQVEYVMVPGHDKVKIPLCIIYKKGLKKNGKAPAMIYGYGSYGSTIGYNFVPSLVSLLDRGMVYAYAGIRGGSELGRKWYEDGKYLKKKNTFKDFISCTEYLVKKKYTSPERLSAKGGSAGGLLMGAISNMRPDLYKVICAHVPFVDLINTMFDDSLPLTKTEYKEWGNPHDKKYYRYMKSYSPYDNVKEQAYPHMYITGGLNDQRVTYWEPTKWALKLRDFNSGNNDVLLKINMGEGHFGKSGRFDSLKEVAEEYSYVLTKLK, encoded by the coding sequence ATGAAATTGACTCCCCCAAGTGCCGACGCAAAAGAATTTTATACAAATTATCATAAAGAAAAAGTTCTTGATCCTTATTTCTGGTTGAAAGAAAAACAAAATCCGGCCGTTATTGCTCACTTAAAAAAAGAAAATGATTATTTCAATAAGATGCTAAAGCCTGTTTCAGGTTTGTCGGGGAAGATCTTTAAAGAGTTAAAAGACCGCTTGCCAAAAGAAGACGCCGCAGTTCCTTTCAGAAGAGGTCAAGCAGAATTTTTTCACCGCTATGTAAAAGGAAAACAATACATTCAATATTGCAAGAAGGTCGGAAGTAAAGTTTCCGTACTGGTCGATTTTAACAAAATGGTGAAGAAGGGAGGCTATCTCTCAATTCACGATATGGGCGTTTCTTATGACGGCCGCTATTTTGCTTATTCTATTGATACAAAAGGTGATGAAGTTTGTGACATTGTCATCATCAGCACAGAGACTAAAAAAGTGATCTCCCATTTAAAAAATACCGGAGGAAACTTTACCTGGTCGAATACTGATATGATCTACTATTTGACTCTTGATGGGCACATCAGAAACGATAAGGTCTGGAGACATATTCTCGGGGACAATCAAAAGAAAGACCAATGTATTTTTCACGAGCCGGATCAGAAGTTTTTTATTTCTTGTTATCCAAGTAGCTCGAAGAAGTACTTACTGATTCGCTCTGCTGAAAAAGTTTCTTCCTATGTGGCCTACTTACCTTTGGACGAAAAAGGGCAGACAAGACCTAAGGTCTTTAGCAAATTAAAGAATGATGTTCTTTACAGCATCGACCATGCTCATAATGGCTTTTATATCAGAACAAATGAAAAGGCCTTGAACTTTAAAATGTATTTTTGCCCAGACAACAAGATCGATAAAAAGCATTGGAAAGTGATTATTCCTCATTCAAAGGATATCAATCTTTTAGGAATGGAAAATACCAGTAAGTTTTTATGTGTTTATGAAAGATCACAAGGCCTTCCTAAGGGCCGTATCATCAATAGAGAGACAGGGAAGGTCTATTTTATTAAATTCCCGGAAGCCGCTTACAACATGTCATTTTCTTCTGATTATTATGAGTATGGAGATAATAAAATTAGAATTCACTATGCTTCTCCTATTACACCTAAAACAACGATAGAGTATGACCTTTTAACCAGGAAGCAGGTTGTTTTAAAAGTGGATGAAGTAAAGAAGTTTCATTCTAAAAACTATCAAGTTGAATACGTCATGGTGCCTGGGCATGACAAAGTGAAAATTCCTCTTTGTATCATCTATAAAAAAGGGCTGAAGAAAAATGGTAAGGCACCTGCAATGATTTATGGATATGGTTCGTACGGTTCTACTATTGGTTATAATTTTGTTCCGTCTCTAGTGAGTTTATTAGATCGTGGAATGGTTTATGCTTATGCGGGAATTCGTGGCGGCTCAGAGTTAGGAAGAAAATGGTACGAAGATGGAAAGTATTTAAAGAAGAAAAATACTTTTAAAGATTTTATAAGCTGTACTGAATATCTAGTGAAGAAGAAATACACCTCACCAGAGCGCCTGTCAGCTAAGGGCGGAAGTGCTGGAGGACTTTTAATGGGGGCCATTTCTAATATGCGTCCTGATCTATATAAAGTAATCTGTGCCCATGTACCATTTGTTGATTTAATCAATACCATGTTTGATGACTCTCTTCCTTTGACTAAAACTGAATATAAAGAGTGGGGAAATCCACATGATAAAAAATATTATCGATATATGAAATCGTACTCACCTTATGACAATGTCAAAGAACAGGCCTATCCGCACATGTATATTACCGGAGGCCTTAATGACCAACGTGTAACGTATTGGGAGCCGACGAAGTGGGCCTTAAAGCTTCGCGATTTTAATAGCGGCAATAATGATGTCCTTCTAAAGATTAATATGGGCGAAGGGCATTTTGGAAAAAGCGGACGTTTTGACAGTTTAAAAGAAGTGGCCGAAGAATACAGTTACGTCCTTACAAAATTAAAATAA
- a CDS encoding GFA family protein, with protein MKIEKFHKASCHCKAVQLEIHLPRGLEDPRRCDCSFCRMRGAIVASVDLENIKILSGEDKLTLYQFNTFTAKHYFCSVCGIYTHHQRRSNPNQYAFNVACLEGVNPYELGEVPVMDGINHPADRKKSQK; from the coding sequence ATGAAAATCGAAAAATTCCATAAAGCTTCCTGTCACTGCAAAGCTGTCCAACTTGAAATTCATCTTCCTCGAGGGCTTGAAGACCCACGCAGGTGCGATTGTTCTTTTTGCCGAATGAGAGGGGCCATTGTCGCCTCTGTGGATTTAGAAAATATAAAAATTTTAAGCGGTGAAGACAAACTCACTCTTTATCAATTCAATACATTTACGGCCAAACACTATTTTTGCTCTGTATGTGGAATCTATACACACCATCAAAGACGCTCAAATCCTAATCAGTACGCTTTCAATGTGGCCTGCCTGGAAGGTGTAAACCCTTATGAATTGGGCGAAGTCCCTGTCATGGATGGAATAAATCATCCTGCCGACAGAAAAAAATCGCAGAAATGA